In a genomic window of Chaetodon trifascialis isolate fChaTrf1 chromosome 8, fChaTrf1.hap1, whole genome shotgun sequence:
- the LOC139335386 gene encoding galanin receptor type 1 — protein sequence METLGQQVNSSSLEQTNDEALIKILVAILDGLILVTGLVGQTLVITVLTGRRKKESQPPHSTDTLLLALSAADLLLLLCLPFHTTAITLGFWPFGSFLCKAISFLGVACSAASVFTLAALAVTRYVTVVHPTWAYRSRMHRRIKVTVALLWVPASTLAAPQFVFRTIKASSVVYCFAFLSDFSQLVYSIALFLFGFALPLGIIVLMYAKIYCFLRHTRLLRNAPQLERYQRQVTHTSALLVLVFTLLWLPSYALMFSFIGATIIGSHGYKIIAILARLLASSVAVVNPILYGLMSQKFRRELLELGRERWACCKSCLIGCPHVMSRDMVQPFELDTTSERGQN from the coding sequence ATGGAGACTTTGGGGCAGCAAGTAAATAGCAGCAGCCTTGAACAAACAAATGATGAGGCTTTGATTAAGATCTTGGTGGCCATCCTGGACGGGCTAATTCTGGTGACTGGCCTGGTGGGCCAAACCCTGGTCATCACTGTTCTTACtggcaggaggaaaaaagaaagccaACCACCGCACAGCACAGACACCCTGCTGTTGGCTCTGAGTgctgctgacctgctgctgctgctctgcctgcctTTCCACACCACTGCCATTACCCTTGGCTTCTGGCCTTTCGGCAGCTTTCTGTGCAAGGCCATCAGCTTCCTGGGTGTGGCCTGCTCAGCTGCTTCAGTCTTTACCCTTGCAGCTTTGGCTGTGACACGATACGTGACAGTGGTGCACCCCACCTGGGCGTACCGTTCGAGAATGCACCGACGCATAAAGGTGACAGTAGCTCTGCTCTGGGTCCCCGCCTCCACCTTGGCAGCGCCGCAGTTTGTCTTCCGCACAATTAAGGCGTCAAGCGTCGTGTACTGCTTTGCCTTCCTGTCTGACTTCAGCCAGCTGGTCTACAGCATTGCTCTCTTCCTGTTTGGCTTTGCTCTACCACTGGGCATTATTGTATTGATGTATGCCAAGATCTACTGTTTTCTTCGACACACGCGGTTGCTTAGGAACGCTCCCCAGCTGGAGCGCTACCAGAGACAGGTCACCCACACGTCAGCTCTCCTTGTCCTGGTATTCACTCTCCTCTGGCTGCCCTCCTATGCCCTCATGTTTTCCTTCATTGGAGCAACCATAATAGGATCACATGGATACAAGATTATTGCCATCCTGGCCAGACTGTTGGCATCCTCTGTAGCAGTGGTAAACCCTATACTGTATGGGCTGATGTCCCAGAAGTTTAGGCGAGAATTACTAGAGCTGGGTAGAGAACGCTGGGCATGCTGCAAAAGCTGTCTGATTGGTTGTCCTCATGTGATGAGTAGGGACATGGTGCAGCCCTTTGAGCTGGACACAACCTCAGAAAGAGGCCAAAACTGA